AGGGCGCCCCGGCCCAGCAGGACCAGGCGGTCGGCCAGATCGGCGGTCCAGGTCGGCTGGCCGCGCTGGTCGTCCACGACGTCCAAGGTGTCCTTGATGCCTTCGAGCTTGATCATCGTACGGACGAAGTTGGGGCCGCCCGCCCCGTACAGCCAGGCTGTACGGACCACGTAACCGGCCTCGGGGAGCAGTTCGAGCACGGCCTGCTCCCCCGCCAGCTTGGTGCGCCCGTAGGCGCTGCGCGGGCCCGTGGGGGCGTCCTCCGGGTACGGCTTCTCGCCGTCGCCCGCGAAGACGTAGTCCGTGGAGACCTGGAGCAGGACGACGCCCTGCTCCGCGCATGCCTCGGCGAGGCGCCGCGGACCGTCTCCGTTGATCCGCAGCGCCTCGTCCTCACGGGTCTCGGCGTCGTCCACCGCCGTCCAGGCGGCGCAGTTCACCACGACGGCCGGGCGGTGCTCGGCCAGGGCGGCGCGTACGGCGGCCGCGTCCGTGATGTCGAGCGCCGCGCGGTCCAGACCCACGGCCTGCTCGCCGTCCTCGGCCAGCCGGGCCAGGACGTCCTGTCCGAGCATTCCGCCCGCTCCGGTGATCAACCAGCTGCCGCTCATACTGCTCCGCTCTCCGTCATTCCGTTTACCGCACTGAGCCTAGTCAGCCCAGGACGTACCCGAACCACGTCTTCGTGGCGGGTGCCCCGATCCCCTTCGGTCCGAAGAGCAGCGCGGCGTCGGTGGTGATGCCCTCCGGGCGTCCGCGCAGCAGCCAGGCCGCGCCGTTCCACGCGTCCTCGCCGGCGGCCGAGGCGGCCAGGTCCGCGTAGCCGTTGCCGTTGATGTCGACGAGGTGGACCGCATAGCCGAAGCGGTCCCCCTTCTCGGCGGCGCCGGGAACGGCCGCGGTGTCCTGGTTGAAGGCCTGCGATCCGGTCCCGCTCAGCCCGCTCTTCGAACCCTTCAGCAGGGTCACGGCGCCCGTGTCGGCGATGGTGCCGATCGCCTCGCCGGGCGCGCCCACCGCCACGTCATCGATGCCGTCGCCGGTCACGTCGCCGACGGCGATCGAGCTGCCGAAGCCGTCTGCGCCCTCGTTGGCTCCCGGGACGCCAGGCGAGTTCTGGTCGATCCTCTTCACAGCAGTGCCGAGGCCCGACGTGGACCCGTAGGCGACCTGGACGGCGCCGTTCACGTCTCCGGCGACGAAGTCGTCGAAGCCGTCGCCGTTCACATCACCCAGCGCGGCCGTGCCGTTGGCCCAGTAGGTCGGGCCATCGGACTTCTTGGCCAGTCCGGTCGCGCTGCCGTACAAGAGGTACGTGCTGTCGGTCCCCTCGCCGGAGTACGCACCGACCGCGAGGTCCGCGTAACCGTCGTGGTCGACGTCCCCGCTCGAGGCCGACTGGATCTCGGTGGCGCTGATCGAGTCGTCGCCGAAGGCCGCCGTCCTGGTGGGCTTGCCGGCCCGCGAGATCGGTCCGTACCAGATCACCGACTGCGTCCCGGACGGGTCGTCGTGCCCGGCGTGCGTGGTGCGGAAGAGCGCCACGTCCGTCTTGCCGTCGCCGTTGAAGTCGCCGACCTGGGAGAGCGAGCGGTAGTTCGGTACGGAGGTGCCGCTGGACAGCCCGCTCGGGGAGCCCCAGACGATGACAGAGTCCTCGCCGCCGATGCCGCTGATGACGAGGTCGGCGTAGCCGTCGCCGTCCAGGTCACCGTGCGAGAGGGCGTACCCGAAGCCCACGCCCTCCTCCGGGTTGCCCGGGATTCCGGTCGTGGCGCGGCTGATCACGACGCGGCTCGTGGTGGACAGACCGTGCGGGCCGCCGTACATCACCGCCGCGTACCCGGCGTCGGCCAGACCGCTCACCGTGCCTCGGGTGCCGCTGACGGCGAGGTCCGCGTACCCGTCACCGTTGAAGTCGTCCTGTACGGAGGCCTTGACCGCCGGGGCCGCGGAAGCCGTTCCCGTACCGCCGACGGCCAGCAGGCCCACCAGGCCCCCGACCACCCCAACTGCCAGGACCGACAGCCGAGTTCGCCTCTTGTTCATGGTGCAGCCTTCCCCTGTCATGTGCGTGTACGCACAAACAGACTCGCCGGGGCGGAAGTTGGTTGCACGGAACATGAATGCAATCTTCCGCCCCGGCGGGCGGGGGTCCTTCAGTGGTCGCGCGTCGGCTAGAGAGCGGCGCGCTCCTTCAGCGGCTCCCACCAGGCGCGGTTGTCGCGGTACCACTGCACCGTCTCGGCCAGGCCCTGCTCGAAGCTCTTGCGCGGGACGTAACCGAGCTCCTCGCGGATCTTGGTGCAGTCCACCGAGTAGCGGCGGTCGTGGCCCTTGCGGTCCTCGACGTACTCCACGCTCTCGTCCCAGTTCGCGCCGCACGCGTCGAGCAGCAGCCCGGTGAGCTCCTTGTTGGAGAGCTCGGTGCCGCCGCCGATGTTGTAGACCTCGCCGGCGCGGCCCTTGGTACGGACCAGCTCGATGCCCTGGACGTGGTCGTCGATGTGCAGCCAGTCGCGGACGTTGGCGCCGTCGCCGTACAGCGGGACCTTCTTGCCGTCCAGCAGGTTCGTCACGAAGAGGGGGATGACCTTCTCCGGGAAGTGGTGGTGCCCGTAGTTGTTGGAGCAGCGGGTCACCCGCACGTCGAGACCGTGCGTGCGGTGGTACGACAGCGCGATCAGGTCGCTGGAGGCCTTCGCCGAGGAGTACGGCGAGTTCGGCTCGAGCGGGTGGGTCTCGGGCCAGGAGCCCTCGTCGATCGACCCGTAGACCTCGTCCGTGGAGATGTGCACGAAGGTCTTGATGCCGGCCCGGTGGGCGGCGTCGATCAGGGTGTGGGTGCCCACGACGTTCGTACGGACGAACTCCGCGCCCCCGTCGATGGAGCGGTCGACGTGCGACTCGGCGGCGAAGTGCACCACCTGGTCGTGCTCGGCCATCAGCTTGCCGACGAGCTCGGGGTCGCAGATGTCGCCCTCGACGAAGGCGAAGCCCTCGTGGTCGCGGACCTCGTCGAGGTTGGCCGGATTGCCGGCGTAGGTGAGCTTGTCGAGCACCGTGATCGCCACGTCGCCCGGGCCCTCGGCGCCGAGAACCGTACGGACGTAGTGCGAGCCGATGAAACCGGCTCCGCCGGTCACCAGAATCTTTGTCGTCATGAAGAGATCTGCACCTTGCTGTGGTCGCCGAGCACGAGTCGGTGGGCTGCGGGGTTACGGGGAGCGGGGGTCACCTCGACGTCGCGGCCGATGAGCGAGGCCTCGACGCGGCGCACGCCCGTGATGGAGGCGCGCGCCAGGACGATGGAGTACTCGATCTCGCTGTCCTCGATCCGGCACCCCTCCGAGACGGAGGTGAACGGACCGACGTACGCGTCACTGATCACGGTGTCCGCACCGATGATCGCGGGTCCGACGATGCGCGAACCGCTGACCTTGGCCCCGGCCTCGACCCGGACGCGGCCGATGATCTCGCTGGTCTCGTCGACGGTGCCCTCGATCACGGGCTCCACGGTCTCCAGGACGGACCGGTTGACCTCCAGCATGTCGGTGACATTGCCGGTGTCCTTCCAGTACCCGGAGATGGTGGTGGAGCGGACGTCGCGCTGTTCGTCGATCAGCCACTGGATGGCGTGCGTGATCTCCAGCTCGCCGCGCCAGGACGGCTCGATGGACCGTACGGCCTCGTGGATCGCCGGGGTGAAGAGGTAGACGCCGACCAGCGCCAGGTCGCTCTTGGGGACCTTCGGCTTCTCCTCCAGGGCCACCACACGGCCGTCGGCGTCGAGCTCGGCGACACCGAAGGAGGTGGGGTTGGGGACCTTGGTGAGAAGGATCTGGGCGGCCGGGCGGTCGGCGCGGAAGCCCTCGACCAGTCCGGTGATGCCGCCGACGATGAAGTTGTCACCGAGGTACATCACGAAGTCGTCGTCGCCCAGGAAGTCCTTGGCGATCAGTACGGCGTGGGCCAGGCCCAGCGGCGCGTCCTGCGGGATGTAGGTGACCTTCACACCGAAGCGCGAGCCGTCACCGACGGCCTCGCGGATCTCGTCGGCCGTGTCGCCGACGACGATCCCGATCTCGGTGATGCCCGCGTCGGCGATGGCCTCGATGCCGTAGAAGAGCACCGGCTTGTTGGCCACCGGCACGAGCTGCTTGGCCGAGGTGTGCGTGATGGGGCGCAGGCGGGTGCCCGCCCCGCCGGAGAGTATGAGTGCCTTCACGATTTCCCGTTCCGATGAGCAGTTCTGGCCGGACAGTCGAGGTCCTTTGGGCGAATCTTATCCGTCGCGCGTTTGAACAGCCTGTGGCCGCCCTCGCAGAGAGCGAGGACGGCCACAGAGAGTGACGAAAGGTGACGTTACGGTCAGCCCGCCACGGCCGTGTCGACGTCGGTCTCGTCCGAGTCGTTCAGCCCGGGAGCCGCCGACGGATCACCGGTGCGCTGGGCAACGCCCTGGTTGCGCGCCTCGGCCCTGACGACCAGCGCCCGTACCGCGGCGTTGTACTGCTCGATCGAGGTCGGCTCGTCGGGGCCCAGCAGATACTGCTTCAGCTCGCGCCGCTCGTCCGCCATCGGGTCGGCGGCCGAGTCGGTGATCGCGCCGAGGAACTCCCCGATCTCTTCTGCCGAGTTGGAGAGGACGACCGCTGCCCGGACCGCGGTGTTCTGCCGCTTGAACTCCGCCTCGCCGAGCTCCGCGGAGTCGGTGACCGCGTACGGCTTGCCGCTCGCGATGAAGTCGGACACCACGCTGGAGATGTCCGAGACCATGCCGTCCGACTCGTTGAAGCAGTCGTACAGCGCAGGTCCCGCACCGGTGACGACCTTGTGCTCCCACCAGCCGAAGGAGCGCCAGTACGCGTCGTTCCACTGGCCCTTCAGCCGGGCGATCTCCGCCTCGCGCTCCGGGTCGACCTTCGCGTCCCGCGACTCCTCGGCCTCGTCGCCCGCCGTACGGCCCGTGCCGCCGGTCAGCTCGGCCAGCAGGGCGTCGATCCGGGCCAGGTCGGCCTTGGCCGCGTCCCGCTCGCTCTGCCCGGCCTCGGACTCCTTGGCCCAGCGGGCGTCGGCGGCGCGATCGGCGGCGGCCTTCTCCACCATGGCGGTGATACGGGCGTGGGCGGCCCCCGCCTTGGCGTTGACGGTGCCGGTGAAGGGGTGCGGCTTGTACAGCACGCGGACGGGCTGCTCGGCCTCCAGGAGCCGCCGGACGATGTTCTCGCCGGCCAGGATCAGGGAGGTGTTGCCGGGCTGGTTGTCCCAGCCCTCCCAGGTGGGTGCGTACAGCACGGTCGGGACGGGGTTCCCGGGCTTGCCGCTCCAGGTCTTGATGGGCGCCAGCTGCGGGCGGCCCACCTCGACGATGTCCTCGTCGCGCACACCGACGTCGGCCAGCGCGTACCGGTCGCGGCCGGCCCGGCCCGCGGTCCACACCTCGTCGTACGCCTTGCTGAACGGGTTGACGCTGGCGAGCTTGTCGCTGTCGCCGTGCCCGATGAAGACGTGCTTCATGGTGGGCACCCGGAGCAGGTGGATGTTCTTGCCGACGTTGGCCGCGTACAGCGCGACGCGCACCGTCGAGAGGTTCATGTTCATCAGGTG
The sequence above is drawn from the Streptomyces sp. NBC_01465 genome and encodes:
- the rfbD gene encoding dTDP-4-dehydrorhamnose reductase yields the protein MSGSWLITGAGGMLGQDVLARLAEDGEQAVGLDRAALDITDAAAVRAALAEHRPAVVVNCAAWTAVDDAETREDEALRINGDGPRRLAEACAEQGVVLLQVSTDYVFAGDGEKPYPEDAPTGPRSAYGRTKLAGEQAVLELLPEAGYVVRTAWLYGAGGPNFVRTMIKLEGIKDTLDVVDDQRGQPTWTADLADRLVLLGRGALAGTAPAGVYHGTSSGETTWFGFTRAIFEALGADPERVRPTTSAAFVRPAPRPAYSVLGHDRWAEAGIEPIQDWSTALRQAMPGLRTNS
- the rfbB gene encoding dTDP-glucose 4,6-dehydratase → MTTKILVTGGAGFIGSHYVRTVLGAEGPGDVAITVLDKLTYAGNPANLDEVRDHEGFAFVEGDICDPELVGKLMAEHDQVVHFAAESHVDRSIDGGAEFVRTNVVGTHTLIDAAHRAGIKTFVHISTDEVYGSIDEGSWPETHPLEPNSPYSSAKASSDLIALSYHRTHGLDVRVTRCSNNYGHHHFPEKVIPLFVTNLLDGKKVPLYGDGANVRDWLHIDDHVQGIELVRTKGRAGEVYNIGGGTELSNKELTGLLLDACGANWDESVEYVEDRKGHDRRYSVDCTKIREELGYVPRKSFEQGLAETVQWYRDNRAWWEPLKERAAL
- a CDS encoding glucose-1-phosphate thymidylyltransferase; translation: MKALILSGGAGTRLRPITHTSAKQLVPVANKPVLFYGIEAIADAGITEIGIVVGDTADEIREAVGDGSRFGVKVTYIPQDAPLGLAHAVLIAKDFLGDDDFVMYLGDNFIVGGITGLVEGFRADRPAAQILLTKVPNPTSFGVAELDADGRVVALEEKPKVPKSDLALVGVYLFTPAIHEAVRSIEPSWRGELEITHAIQWLIDEQRDVRSTTISGYWKDTGNVTDMLEVNRSVLETVEPVIEGTVDETSEIIGRVRVEAGAKVSGSRIVGPAIIGADTVISDAYVGPFTSVSEGCRIEDSEIEYSIVLARASITGVRRVEASLIGRDVEVTPAPRNPAAHRLVLGDHSKVQISS
- a CDS encoding VCBS repeat-containing protein translates to MNKRRTRLSVLAVGVVGGLVGLLAVGGTGTASAAPAVKASVQDDFNGDGYADLAVSGTRGTVSGLADAGYAAVMYGGPHGLSTTSRVVISRATTGIPGNPEEGVGFGYALSHGDLDGDGYADLVISGIGGEDSVIVWGSPSGLSSGTSVPNYRSLSQVGDFNGDGKTDVALFRTTHAGHDDPSGTQSVIWYGPISRAGKPTRTAAFGDDSISATEIQSASSGDVDHDGYADLAVGAYSGEGTDSTYLLYGSATGLAKKSDGPTYWANGTAALGDVNGDGFDDFVAGDVNGAVQVAYGSTSGLGTAVKRIDQNSPGVPGANEGADGFGSSIAVGDVTGDGIDDVAVGAPGEAIGTIADTGAVTLLKGSKSGLSGTGSQAFNQDTAAVPGAAEKGDRFGYAVHLVDINGNGYADLAASAAGEDAWNGAAWLLRGRPEGITTDAALLFGPKGIGAPATKTWFGYVLG